The Sorex araneus isolate mSorAra2 chromosome 9, mSorAra2.pri, whole genome shotgun sequence genomic interval gggctggcAGCTGTAGCTAGCCCCCACGGGAGCAGGCGGTGCACCCAGAATATCTTCGTCCCTGTCTGTTATCTGCAGAGACCCCCAGAACCCACAGAGGCTTTCGGTCTAGCCTCAGAGAGAGACCACAGTGAACTTGAGCCCCCGAGAATGGGCAACCCTCACccggagagagaagggaggagccGGGCACCTCCGGGCAGGCCTCCCGGGGGGGCACTTGGCCTGCCAGGCAGAGTGGAGCCTGTGTTGGGAGTGTTGCGGACCTGGTGCAGGGAGGATCCCCCTTTTCCTGCCCCCCGCCTCCACACAGCCGCTGCTGCACTGGCCACAAACTTAGGGCGGCCCAAGTGTCAGGGTGTGGGGCCAATGCGACCACTGCAGCTGAGGACAGGAGCAGCCCCCCAGTGCCCTCCAGCCTCTGCACCCCATCTTTGGCCTCTGTCTGCCCGATACAGTGCCAGGGGGCCCTGGATGTCTGCTGAGAACTTAGGCCCTGATGCAGAGCCACGGGTGAGGATGGGAAGTGGGGGTGTGACCCGAGGTGGCAAGTGGGGGACAGTGTCCACCGGAACCCAGAGGCCCTGCCAGCCCTTTCCCAAGCCAGGAGTCCCCTTGCCAAGCCGGAGCTCAGCGAGTTTCCCTGCTTCCCAGGCGGGAATGCGGCGGCTTTCGGGGAAACGTGCCCTGCGGGGAGGTGCTGGTGACTGCAGACCAGTGGGGGAGTGAGACGCCCACCCAAGTgggggccgcccccagccccgcagaaGGCCTCGGCCACACTATGGGAGGCCCAGCCCCACTTCACACATGAGGCATTTGAGGCtcagagggggagagaagagccTTGCCCAGGAGTGGCCACTGCGGGCAGCAGAGCTGGAATCCAAGCCCCGTCCCAGGCCAGGAAGTCAGCCCACACTcgcctccctccctccgggcTCTGCCTTCTGGAATGGTCTGATGTCTTGTCCTGCCGGGTTCAGCCCGGCCTGCATGGCTGTTCTGTCACCCCGCAGCCCTGTCACCGGCCAACAGCGGGGAGAGATGTAAATGGCACTggggtgtgtgttttgggggggctgAGCActgactctctggcccctaaacttgGCCCTCCTGAGGGACTGGGCAGAACTCACAGTGTGGCTGAGAGGCACCCCAGGCAGGCGTGTGGGTGAGGAGCAGTCCCGGGGACCATGGATACAGAGGTGGCCGTCTTTGGGTTTTCTAGGCGTCTTGGAAAGATTCCTTCTGCCTGAGAAAGGGCCGTGGGGCCCCTGAGCTGCCCACAAGCCCCAAGATTCACATGTGTTCATGATCTTCCGTCCAGCCCAGGGTTTCTTCTGAGCTTCCCGAAGGCGAGGGGCTCTGGCGGCAGCggtcctggctctgggcaccagGATGTGGGGGACAGATGGAACTGTGGCAGGTTGTTGGGGTCGGGGCAGCATCTATTGTAGCTTCACTGTGTGTGTCCAGGTTGGGGGTCACCCCACATTAATCTCCTAGGGGGCCTCTTCAGAGGAGGACCCAGAGAGACGGGTCCCCCCTGGATGGAAGTGGGGATCTTGGGGACTGTCTtcagtccccctccccacccaagtgCCTCTAGCCTGTGTGGGCAGCAAAGGCTTAACCTTCCTTTCTAGAACGGCTGGGAAACTCAGACACGAGTGCGCTGAGGGCCGGCTTAAACCCAGCTGTGCAGAAACTGCCGCTCGGCTCCTCTTTTCTAGGGGGCTCCCGGCGGGGGAAGGGCTGCTCACCTGAGTCATTCATTCATTACATCATGTATCCAGCCACCGCTTCCTCGTGAGTGACAGCTGCCGTGCCAGGGAACGGGGACACAGTGTGCGCAAGACAGGCTGGTCCCTGTCCTTTTGGTGCACGTGACTCATGGGCCACCGTGGTCAGTgcaggaaagagggaagaagtaGGTCCATGGGCGCCTGGGCAGGCTAGTCAACGAGTGGGCAAAGAGTTTGGGGTGATGCCCTCTGAAGCCCCGTGGCAAGGGCGAGAGCATGCCAGACTGTGTGTTCCACGGCCGGAGGTGGACGGCCCTGGTGTCCACTAGGACTGAATGTCTCTTGGTCCTAGGGGCTGGTCCGACTCTTGAGTGTGGGGTCAGAGTAGCAGAGGCCATGCCAGGTGGCCCAGGGTCACCCTCCTGTCTGCCCGCAGCCTCCCGGGGTCAGGTCACCCCTCAATAGTCTCCGTGGCGGCAGACGGCCCACACGTATCTGGAGATGGGGCTCATCCCTTCCCAGGGAAGCTCTAGGTGGGGGTAGCCCTGGCGTCCCGAGTCCAGCTTCACCGGAAgtcctgggcctggcctgggggtcCCATCTGAGCTCCTCCGGGAGCCCCCGCATAGGGACAGACAAGGGGTGCCAGAGTCAGACAGTCTGGGGGCCCAGACCACTCAGGTATGGCCTGCTGTCTGTTTGGGCCTGTGACCTGCAGTCTGGGCCACTTCTGTTTttatggtgggggtgggagcaggacaTACTCAGTGGTATTTGGGGAATCTTGCGGTGCTcagaatcaaactgggatcagccacatgcgaaGCAGGCACCTTCCCCGTTGCACTTTCTCCGGTCCTTCCAAATACGCCAGCACACACGCTTGCATCTGCCTGCGGAGCCCCGTCCAGGGCAGGGGGCTTCCTTGGAGGCCACGAGCCAGCACCTGAGCTGATCAAGGAGACCCCAGATTGCTGGAGCACTGAGGGTGGGTATGGATTGAGGCCTCCCACCAAAAGGAGCATACTCCCCAGGGTCCGGCTGGAACTAAGGATGAAGGGCCGGCAGTAGGGGGAGGAGTGGAggtgagagggaggcaggggtgctTGCTCACCCTTCCTGGCCGCCTGGGTAGAACCCTGCCATGTGCAGTCTTACCCTTACCATCGTGGGTAAGTCTGAGGCCATTCACTGAGTTGCTTGTTCCCAAGCTCCCAGCACGGTGCTCCCTGCCCCAGAGTTACCGAGGTCCTCAGTGTCCTGTTTACAGTAACGGGCACGGTGGCCCCACGGCGGGAGGACTCTGGgctggggaggaagcagggggGGACAGGGGGGACTGCAGCTCCCGCACTGGTGCAGCCACGTGGGCCACAGTGAGCACGCCAGGAGTCGGAGCCAGCGGTCTCGCCTGGCCCCCGCCCTGAGAGCGGGCACATCGCCTGCCCAGGCTCTAGAAGGTGACCCTGACAGGTCCACCCACGCCTCTGGCAGGCTTTGCAGGGACTCAGGCCGGGAGTCTGGGAGGGAgatgctgggctgggctggggtcccaTTGGCTCTGCTCTGCCCACAGAGATCCGAGAGGCTTTCAAAGTCTTTGACCGTGACGGCAATGGCTTCATCTCCAAGCAGGAGCTGGGCACGGCCATGCGCTCCCTCGGCTACATGCCCAACGAAGTGGAGCTCGAGGTGATCATCCAGCGGCTGGACATGGACGGTGAGGGGCGCCCCTCCACTCCCTCACCCCAGGGCTGCTTGGACCCCGGGTCTGGGCCCGTTGCTCCCTCCACCTGCTGAATCAAGGTCAGAGAGCAACAGCCTGGTCACACCAGAGCTGGGACACTGTCTCCACTTCAGATTCtgagatttttcatttttgagtatGGAAAATTAACACGGCTAGACCGGACACCCCAACTCTCATCACTCAATAAAACTCACCAGTGTAGTTGATTTGCCAGCTAGCATTTTATTGATGTAAAACTCCTGGGCAGGACCGTGATGCCCAGTGTAACGAGCCCTCTCcatgcccctcccctccacttaGAGCCaggtgggtattttttttttttgagggagggaggggatacccatacccagcagtgctcatggattattcctggctctgtgctcaggggaccatacaggatgctggagagtgaaccctggtcagctgcatgcaaggcaaacgccctccccagcTTTTTTTTCTGTCCAGATGATGGGAAATCTTTGGGGTTggtccacacccctcccccagggcagTTGCGGGGTGCTGGGAAGCCATGGAAGGTTCTGGACAGAGTCCCCCTGCTGACCCAGCCTGTTTTTGCCCTAGGTGATGGCCAAGTGGACTTTGAGGAGTTTGTGACCCTGCTGGGACCCAAGCTGTCTACGTCGGGGATCCCAGAGAAGTTCCACGGCACAGACTTTGACACCGTCTTCTGGAAGGTATGCCCGGGCTGGCTGGCACCCGGACTCCCTGGGGGCGGCCGGCTGGGGTTCCGGGAGTCAGGATGGGGGAAGGGTTCCCAGCCCGGGGCAATGTGGGGCCTTGCTAGGCTCACACGGCgactgtgccccctgccccccaagtgCGACATGCAGAAGCTGACCGTGGACGAGCTGAAGCGCTTGCTCTATGACACCTTCTGCGAGCACCTGTCCATGAAGGACATTGAGAACATCATCATGACGGAGGAGGAGAGCCACCTGGGCACGGCCGAGGAGTGCCCCGTGGATGTGGAGAGTGAGTGCTTGACGGGCTGCCCCGTGGGTGGGAGGAGGCACCGGGGTCCTCTGGCCTGCCCCCCCCACCGGCTTGCGTCGCTGAGCTCCCCACAGGGGGGTGCCGGGTGGGGTTCGGGTGCGGAGGGGCAGGTGGCTCATCTCGCCCCTGGCGGGCTCCCCAGCCTGCTCCAGCCAGCAGATCCGCCAGACGTGCGTGCGCAAGAGCCTGATCTGCGCCTTCGCCATCGCCTTCATCATCAGCGTCATGCTCATCGCGGCCAACCAGGTGCTGCGCAGCGGCATGAAGTAGGCGCCGCCCGGGTGCCCGCCGGGCGAGGGGTGCATGGGGCCTGTCCACGCCCACCGCTGCCTGCCGCCCTCCTCCTTGGCCGGCTCCTGGGCCCCGCCCATGTACTTCGGGGCCTGGAGGTCCggacaccccaacccccactccagccccctcaggcctTGCATGGAGCCGTGGCCGCCTGCAGGGGACCCGGGTGGTGGCTCAGGGGacggccccagccctgcctgcgcCCTGTCTGtgcccgccccctctcccccgagGCCTGTATGTAGCACTAACTCTTCCCACAGTCGGGGGGCTCCTGGGAAAGCAAGGAGCGCTGTGCGGGTGGCCCTGGGGTGCAGCTagccccaccctggccctggccGTCCACCCCAGCCCATGACTGGGGTAAAGGCGGGGGCGGAAAGCTGCCGGGCTGGGGGAGGCCTGAGGCTGAGgttcctggccctgccccctggcACAGCCCTCGGATTCCACCCCCCCAAGGCCCAGCAGCTGCCCAGCTTACTGAGGAGTCCGAGGCTCAGTGGGCGCCCAGGCTGGGCCTCAGATCCCCCCATCCCTGGGGGGTGTGGGCATTTCAGGAAGAGCAGAAGCTCATGGTGAGGGGGGTACCTGAGCCAGCCTCACTCTGgcggcccctgcccctccctgaccTCGGCAGCCCAGACCCAGTCCTGGGGTGAGCCGGGTGAGGGTAGCGGAGCCCAGCTGAGAGGCTCCTTTGGTCACCTGAGCAGCCTGTGATCTTGCTGccagccggggtggggtggggtggggggaggtatcctCCTGGGCAAGGGGCCTCCGTGCCACCCTCCTCGGGCACTGTGCCAGGAAGCTCGGCCAGGCTACTCTCCCAAGCCTCCAACCCATCCCCTGGGCCCCTCAcctctctctgccctccaggCTGGAATGCCAGCGGGGTCCCTGCTCTGCTGGGCCACCGGGGTGGCAGGCAGAGGCCTCGGGCTCCTCTCTCACCCAGGGGATGGCCCCGGACACACGGGTACTCCCTTGCCCAGCCGTGCCGGGCCTCCACCGGCCCCTGAGGCCCTCATCCTCGCCGTCCCCCACGTCCTCTGAGGAGAGGCGGAGCCCGGGCCTCAGGGCACAGGGCTGGGCCATGAGCAGCCAGACCACTCTGGAGACTTTCTCAAGGGACTCCCCCAAAGGCAGTGCTCCCCACTTCTTGAGCtattccctgagagcagagctgccaggagcagaggggc includes:
- the CABP7 gene encoding calcium-binding protein 7: MPFHPVTAALMYRGIYTVPNLLSEQRPVDIPEDELEEIREAFKVFDRDGNGFISKQELGTAMRSLGYMPNEVELEVIIQRLDMDGDGQVDFEEFVTLLGPKLSTSGIPEKFHGTDFDTVFWKCDMQKLTVDELKRLLYDTFCEHLSMKDIENIIMTEEESHLGTAEECPVDVETCSSQQIRQTCVRKSLICAFAIAFIISVMLIAANQVLRSGMK